The Desulfuromonas versatilis genome has a segment encoding these proteins:
- a CDS encoding autotransporter assembly complex protein TamA: MVRRLYIIVSLWSLLILAALVLWPGMAGAQIPLLEDVPLLGAAEPVQVVVEGLEDDLLKNVQAALVVPSALVRDGVPDLRWLKRFERQVPQKVAAALAPFGYYDAEVTTRLEKTGDKRYLLEVEVTPGEPVRVTELHLDIEGAGANVKELRALVGRFPLERGAVLRHDLYEKGKGALKSRAIDLGYLDAEFSRHEVRVHRGERSAEIDLVLDTGAHFRFGDVLVHGAPDYPERFLLRYQAFKRGDDFSYARLGQTQLNFLDSDRFREVIVTPRKDLAEDREVPVDIKLVPSARRRLRPGVGYGTDTGPRVSLNYKDVNLFHLGHELKADLLIAQLRQSLVGSYTMPGYRNIESFTIFRVGYEHEDIDTFETESLFAEAERVRGFGKGRLGSVFLRLLQEKSSIGEEQNSSQMILPGVRFSRRRYNDPVRPSNGYFYSLESRGGHQVLGSDTGLLQFLVSGNALVSLPGRLSLITRVEAATSLQNEPLREFPVSLRFFAGGDQSVRGYSYKSLGPEDDNGDVVGGKNLAVGSIELERAIGESWGVAAFYDAGNAFNSFSSIKFFQGAGLGVRRYTAVGPIKVDLARQLGVADPSLKLHVSIGFGW, translated from the coding sequence ATGGTACGACGCTTATATATAATTGTATCCCTCTGGTCGCTGCTGATCCTCGCCGCCCTGGTTTTGTGGCCCGGCATGGCCGGGGCCCAGATCCCGCTGCTCGAGGATGTGCCGCTGCTCGGGGCGGCCGAGCCGGTTCAGGTGGTCGTCGAGGGCCTCGAGGACGATCTGCTGAAAAACGTCCAAGCCGCCCTGGTGGTCCCATCGGCCCTGGTGCGTGACGGGGTGCCCGACCTGCGCTGGCTCAAGCGCTTCGAGCGCCAGGTGCCGCAGAAGGTCGCCGCGGCCCTGGCCCCCTTTGGCTATTACGATGCCGAGGTGACCACCCGGCTGGAGAAGACCGGCGACAAGCGCTACCTTCTGGAGGTCGAGGTCACTCCCGGCGAACCGGTGCGGGTGACGGAGCTGCATCTGGATATCGAGGGCGCCGGCGCCAACGTCAAGGAACTGCGCGCCCTGGTCGGGAGGTTCCCCCTGGAGCGGGGCGCCGTGCTGCGCCACGACCTCTACGAAAAGGGCAAGGGGGCCCTGAAATCCCGGGCCATCGACCTGGGCTACCTCGATGCCGAGTTCAGCCGGCATGAGGTCCGGGTGCACCGCGGGGAGCGCAGCGCCGAAATCGACCTGGTGCTCGATACCGGGGCCCATTTTCGTTTCGGCGACGTGCTGGTGCATGGCGCGCCCGACTACCCCGAACGTTTTCTGCTGCGTTACCAGGCGTTCAAGCGCGGCGACGACTTCTCCTATGCGCGGCTCGGCCAGACCCAGCTCAATTTCCTCGACTCGGACCGGTTCCGCGAGGTGATCGTCACCCCGCGCAAGGACCTGGCCGAGGACCGGGAAGTCCCCGTCGACATCAAGCTGGTCCCTTCGGCCCGGCGGCGGTTGCGCCCGGGGGTAGGCTACGGCACCGACACCGGGCCGCGGGTCTCCCTCAATTACAAGGACGTCAACCTGTTTCACCTGGGGCACGAGCTGAAGGCCGATCTGCTGATCGCCCAGCTGCGCCAGTCGCTGGTCGGCAGCTACACCATGCCGGGCTACCGCAACATCGAGAGCTTCACCATTTTTCGGGTCGGTTACGAGCACGAGGACATCGACACCTTCGAGACCGAGTCACTGTTCGCCGAGGCCGAGCGGGTGCGGGGCTTCGGCAAGGGGCGGCTGGGGTCGGTCTTTCTGCGCCTGCTCCAGGAGAAATCGAGCATCGGCGAGGAGCAGAACAGCTCGCAGATGATCCTGCCCGGGGTCCGCTTCTCTCGTCGCCGCTACAACGACCCGGTACGCCCCAGCAACGGGTATTTCTACAGCCTGGAGAGCCGCGGCGGCCACCAGGTGCTCGGCTCGGATACCGGGCTGCTGCAGTTTCTGGTGTCGGGCAACGCCCTGGTTTCGCTGCCGGGCCGCCTTTCCCTGATCACCCGGGTCGAGGCGGCGACCAGCCTGCAGAACGAACCGCTGCGCGAATTCCCGGTCTCCCTGCGGTTTTTCGCCGGCGGCGACCAGAGCGTCAGGGGCTACTCGTACAAGTCCCTGGGGCCCGAGGACGACAACGGCGACGTGGTCGGCGGCAAGAACCTCGCCGTGGGGAGCATCGAGCTGGAGCGGGCCATCGGCGAGAGCTGGGGGGTGGCCGCCTTTTACGACGCCGGCAATGCCTTCAATTCCTTTTCCAGCATCAAGTTCTTTCAGGGCGCGGGACTCGGGGTGCGCCGCTACACGGCGGTGGGGCCGATCAAGGTGGATCTGGCCCGCCAGCTCGGGGTGGCCGATCCCTCTCTTAAATTGCATGTGAGCATCGGTTTCGGATGGTAA
- a CDS encoding L,D-transpeptidase family protein, giving the protein MRPLGLAISIIIFTLLLLPGNGLAWHPRLEADSIIDGRGPAPIVGENLPYVVGQGETLIELARRAGVGYGAMVRANPGVDPWLPPPGKEIILPYAAILPLGSGPGITINLAEMRLYLVWDEAGSRRVRIYPIGIGREGRNTPEGLYKVISRAENPSWTPPPSIRKERPELPPVVPPGPDNPLGDFWIGLSAEGIGIHGTHKPLGIGRRVSSGCIRLYPEDIRDLFGRVKVGTPVRIIYQTVKLGVHDKGIFLEAHPDELGKSAGPLEEIAGQAQALGYDLRVDQQLLIDLVRQARGLPQMIAQIVGGQKTQPVEPPADKSVAALPAPLRDP; this is encoded by the coding sequence ATGCGACCCCTGGGCCTTGCAATCAGCATTATTATCTTCACCCTGCTCCTGCTGCCGGGAAATGGGCTGGCCTGGCATCCCCGGCTCGAGGCGGACTCGATCATCGACGGCCGGGGGCCCGCCCCGATCGTCGGCGAGAACCTCCCCTACGTGGTTGGCCAGGGCGAGACCCTCATCGAGCTCGCCCGCCGGGCCGGCGTCGGCTACGGGGCCATGGTGCGGGCCAACCCCGGGGTCGACCCCTGGCTCCCCCCGCCCGGCAAGGAGATCATCCTCCCCTACGCGGCCATTCTGCCCCTCGGCTCCGGACCCGGCATCACCATCAACCTGGCCGAAATGCGCCTCTACCTGGTCTGGGACGAGGCCGGCAGCCGCCGGGTGCGCATCTACCCCATCGGCATCGGCCGCGAAGGGCGCAACACGCCCGAGGGACTCTACAAGGTGATCAGCCGGGCGGAAAACCCCTCCTGGACCCCACCCCCCTCCATCCGCAAGGAACGCCCCGAGCTGCCGCCGGTGGTGCCGCCCGGGCCGGACAACCCCCTGGGGGATTTCTGGATCGGGCTCTCCGCCGAGGGGATCGGCATCCACGGCACCCACAAGCCCCTGGGGATCGGCCGGCGGGTCAGCAGCGGCTGCATCCGGCTCTACCCCGAGGACATCCGCGACCTGTTCGGCCGGGTCAAGGTCGGCACCCCGGTGCGCATCATCTACCAGACCGTGAAGCTGGGCGTCCACGACAAGGGGATCTTCCTCGAGGCCCACCCGGACGAGTTGGGCAAAAGCGCGGGGCCCCTGGAGGAAATCGCCGGCCAGGCCCAAGCCCTCGGCTATGACCTGCGCGTCGACCAGCAATTGCTCATCGACCTGGTTCGCCAGGCCCGCGGCCTGCCCCAGATGATCGCACAGATCGTCGGCGGGCAGAAAACCCAACCTGTCGAGCCCCCCGCCGACAAATCCGTCGCCGCCCTGCCCGCCCCGCTCCGGGATCCGTAG
- a CDS encoding FG-GAP-like repeat-containing protein gives MASVIWPNPAISATAPVIQSLGQMRYGQGVPTRIALDDLGNLYLADTRQSKVVKFDIYGKQAASLPVPQLSGAIAVSPDGSKIYAASNRTAVVVLDGATGSVLGHLGGGQNEFGYAYDLDLDKDGYIFVADSQKLSIRSYNPSGALQLQFGSQGSGNGQFNSIASLEVNRATGEIFVSDTYLTNTIIPRIQVFASNGTFLRSMNSTAGFAGTATQYSFAGMAFDNAGRGYFLNDGQSTLIAVGLPSSHLLTYSQKGVAAGQLMTPWDVAYDPSTKRLFVLCADNRVEILGIDGGQNPVYVNNKPSVPAPVSPMAGGEVATVTPALAFRGASDADGDPLSYDIEVVRNGQTAQTLTGVAAAQDPASVKVSSPLEENAAYSWRVRAFDGIDYSDWSGLQSFVVNAQQEAPTAPELVAPLGGETRSGAESLNWQASSDPDPSDRVSYKLEISPSADFALNDAEELLDATSIQLSDLTAYPALNEGQSYFWRVIALDNHGEASLPSSAGQFVYDTTLLKVSANMPGARVYLGGNYAYAGRFVGEAPLELRDIPAGPCSVVVERSGFETFIAQINPLEGENAEVYAELVPVLVPAGPKSHSLTAGDQKLALPADATPFAVDFDNDGTTDLLVGDATGAVTLYRGLAGDTPRFAAGVPVSLPLIPGASPFVADWDNDGRKDLLLGGADGSVTLFLNTGSEAAPAFGAGQPLPAAAVSGGAIPAVIDLDDDGAKDLVVGDDAGKLFLFRNVGSDQAPALLAAGQVDSAGAMAGPCFVDWDGDGNRDLLLAAGDDLLFCTRQADGSYAGAKAAFAEEQAPGKRARKALGSLNLGSRTRLFALDVDRLKGKDLLAGNAAGELIWVRSNGRNADPSFLAALKDKVAQVNLLLQTSPGELGALGSSIDSHLASGQYKAATRAAANLLANAPAGTELATAAGELEKLLQFAN, from the coding sequence ATGGCCAGTGTCATATGGCCCAATCCCGCGATAAGCGCCACCGCACCGGTGATTCAGTCCCTGGGGCAGATGCGCTACGGACAGGGGGTCCCCACCCGCATCGCCCTGGATGACCTGGGCAATCTCTACCTGGCCGACACCCGGCAGTCCAAGGTCGTCAAATTCGACATCTACGGCAAACAGGCCGCCTCCCTGCCGGTGCCCCAGCTTTCCGGCGCCATCGCCGTCAGCCCCGACGGGTCGAAGATCTACGCCGCGTCCAACCGCACCGCCGTGGTCGTGCTCGACGGCGCCACCGGTTCGGTGCTCGGCCACCTCGGCGGCGGGCAGAACGAGTTCGGCTACGCCTACGACCTCGACCTCGACAAGGACGGCTACATTTTCGTTGCCGACTCCCAGAAGCTCAGCATCCGCTCCTACAACCCCAGCGGCGCCCTCCAGCTCCAGTTCGGCAGCCAGGGCAGCGGCAACGGCCAGTTCAACTCCATCGCCTCGCTGGAGGTCAACCGGGCCACCGGGGAGATTTTCGTCTCCGACACCTACCTGACCAATACCATCATTCCCCGCATCCAGGTCTTTGCCTCCAACGGCACCTTCCTGCGCTCCATGAACAGCACCGCAGGCTTTGCGGGGACCGCCACCCAATACTCCTTCGCCGGGATGGCCTTCGACAATGCCGGTCGCGGCTACTTCCTCAACGACGGCCAATCGACCCTTATCGCCGTCGGGCTCCCCTCCTCGCACCTGCTGACCTATTCACAGAAAGGCGTGGCGGCAGGCCAGCTGATGACGCCCTGGGATGTAGCCTACGATCCCTCCACCAAGCGCCTGTTCGTGCTCTGCGCGGACAACCGGGTGGAGATCCTCGGCATCGACGGTGGCCAGAACCCGGTCTACGTCAACAACAAACCGAGCGTCCCGGCTCCGGTCTCGCCGATGGCCGGCGGCGAAGTAGCGACGGTCACTCCGGCCCTGGCCTTCCGCGGCGCCAGCGATGCCGACGGCGACCCGCTGAGCTACGACATCGAGGTGGTGCGCAACGGCCAGACGGCCCAGACCCTGACCGGGGTGGCCGCCGCCCAGGACCCCGCCTCGGTGAAGGTCTCCTCCCCCCTGGAGGAAAACGCCGCCTACAGTTGGCGGGTGCGCGCCTTTGACGGAATCGACTATTCGGACTGGAGCGGACTGCAGAGCTTCGTGGTCAACGCCCAGCAGGAAGCCCCCACGGCGCCCGAGCTGGTCGCGCCCCTCGGCGGAGAGACCCGCAGCGGCGCCGAAAGCCTGAACTGGCAGGCCTCAAGCGACCCCGACCCCTCGGACCGCGTCAGCTACAAACTGGAGATTTCACCCTCGGCCGATTTTGCCCTGAACGACGCCGAAGAGCTCCTCGACGCCACCTCGATCCAGCTCAGCGACCTGACCGCCTACCCTGCCCTGAATGAAGGGCAAAGCTATTTCTGGCGGGTCATCGCCCTGGACAACCACGGCGAGGCCTCCCTGCCGAGCTCAGCCGGCCAGTTCGTGTACGACACCACCCTGCTCAAGGTCAGCGCCAACATGCCCGGGGCCAGGGTCTACCTCGGCGGCAACTACGCGTACGCCGGCCGCTTCGTCGGCGAGGCCCCCCTCGAACTGCGCGACATCCCCGCCGGGCCCTGTTCGGTGGTGGTGGAACGCAGTGGCTTCGAGACCTTCATCGCCCAGATCAATCCCCTCGAGGGGGAAAACGCCGAGGTTTACGCCGAACTGGTGCCGGTCCTGGTGCCGGCGGGTCCCAAATCCCATTCCTTGACCGCCGGTGATCAGAAACTGGCCCTGCCGGCCGACGCCACGCCCTTCGCGGTGGACTTCGACAACGACGGGACCACCGACCTGCTGGTCGGCGACGCCACCGGCGCGGTCACCCTCTACCGGGGCCTGGCGGGCGACACGCCGCGCTTCGCGGCGGGGGTTCCGGTCAGCCTGCCGCTGATCCCCGGGGCCAGCCCCTTTGTCGCCGACTGGGACAACGACGGGCGCAAGGACCTGCTGCTCGGTGGCGCCGACGGCTCGGTCACCCTGTTTCTCAACACCGGCAGCGAAGCAGCCCCCGCCTTCGGGGCCGGGCAACCCCTGCCGGCAGCCGCCGTCTCCGGCGGAGCTATCCCCGCGGTAATCGATCTCGACGATGACGGCGCCAAAGACCTGGTCGTCGGCGACGACGCCGGCAAGCTGTTCCTGTTCCGCAACGTCGGCAGCGATCAGGCCCCTGCGCTGCTCGCCGCCGGACAGGTTGACTCGGCCGGCGCCATGGCGGGGCCCTGCTTCGTCGACTGGGACGGCGACGGCAACCGCGACCTGCTGCTGGCTGCGGGCGATGACCTGCTGTTCTGCACCCGCCAGGCCGACGGCAGCTATGCCGGTGCGAAGGCCGCCTTCGCCGAAGAGCAAGCCCCCGGCAAGCGGGCCAGAAAGGCCCTCGGCAGCCTCAACCTCGGCAGCCGCACCCGGCTCTTCGCCCTGGACGTCGACCGGCTCAAGGGCAAGGACCTGCTGGCCGGCAACGCCGCGGGCGAGTTGATCTGGGTACGCTCCAACGGGCGCAACGCCGATCCTTCCTTCCTGGCGGCGCTCAAGGACAAGGTGGCCCAGGTCAACCTGCTGCTGCAAACCTCACCCGGAGAACTCGGGGCGCTGGGCTCGAGCATCGACAGCCACCTGGCCAGCGGCCAGTACAAGGCCGCGACCCGGGCTGCCGCCAACCTGCTGGCCAACGCCCCGGCCGGCACGGAACTGGCAACAGCCGCCGGGGAACTGGAAAAATTGCTGCAATTCGCCAATTAA
- a CDS encoding CxxxxCH/CxxCH domain c-type cytochrome has product MRVRLLVGTLATATLLWAAGIGWAATPMHAFDCKNCHRPDVSFTSLGNTAATNICLRCHKDSPEVVTTWADGRGAKTANGLFSPHDASNAMGTVSPLLGGSPSFQTSHNWAAPKDVVPAAGAVKPSNLFYYSRYGTSNGKVTCTRCHNPHEDMVTNSKLLRPTQEGDFCLDCHKPWNVGAGVDAVLSHPLVVDYKSIAQGNPKFNYPILVSGDMTLTSGDLSNGGITCTTCHGVHWTDSDSASADGIGNQGSLSDGDGKLLRSDGPNRTGATPTQTAQLRSNLCQACHTYKLHGVQGDPIGCLDCHSGHSYNGGGTKTNAFVLRYETDMSHMPASKGISGPTVVTGLSYQLAGTPWLTSTKTGYCQRCHDPALPHNGYGDLATPSGGQAECASCHTHDNTSGSFTASCNDCHGTPPSSASPAPAAGGYAVSGANDYSTAQFGGQNIYKNEANTPHLSHAGGADYNFACDVCHKNKSHNSGTFQDVFIAPAHDLATGAGSLSPGYDKTVTAGNDGSCSNVYCHSNGDPRSRGTLKPASVPAWENGKDLIRGLSADNRCKSCHGNDATSMNSSNKDNSATHQKHLGKGYSCNVCHSSTASSSTVLAGGAIGGTHINNSADVSFAATFGAAIPLTVGGTPYDAATGTCMVYCHSNGKGAYASPKADWDVDTSGACGTCHGHDAASASPMGSGSHGAHINDSASQVGRNIACGECHSTTASGNAIGTPANHVNGQVAIGIAFNGGKTDCSNIYCHSNGNSGNLVYKTGYTWGATNLSGCDDCHGDGAGKAYPTYANGGIGNVDSNSHSAHVVGGGYACGECHSQTSTAGTSINGSTPAKHLDQAIDVAGAKITSWTAGTHSCSNVSCHGGNSPVWGDSLGCADCHTRSAGDQDDFTYDNGTMAMVDTEEWTYSGHGRASAYPVTGNNGAGFIAAASGADADPCLYCHDGSISHGSANYFRVRDNGKADLNGACLGCHETGSAGVDPDAAGSDYASVNSTLKIDKYHGGARHNGSDRDAGRWCWDCHDPHGDTEGPGVRIQMVQRRLAVNPDANGKPASLTGTDIIFTDNTVGAGPGGFARDNITGSDGICNACHTQTNQYKSDLGANGHPTAQCTQCHGHSGDPTYDMFAFKATCYNCHGGDVLGVDEQSYWPGANVGGADGAGSINDAGRHGKHLVVMALRVYGETASGAADNDILKDNTTLNPALTSDQKQRALCGYCHATPGADADHANSTPADDAEVTQFKKLWDGTADAGAPTFTRANGTCSNIDCHNNKTTAAGTYGWYNTGPSACIMCHVDVTTDPSHTLHTGGSWNFSCDNCHSGGLNWGTNLPPSAGHINGTLLVSGNRSFTYDASGPKTCSTNECHNDGNMNAPDVAYDWAVGKTAGFCMACHGFPVDSNLHLQHFLANEGTMTAQFVGSQIFCADCHAHMAANGAGHLDGDVDFKVAISYSGDMAIQDRSNPGIEGNEYGKCTTTTCHSNGQGSAVQTPMWNRSPQTSDDCSICHTGVPNTGSHGKHVKDTFSPASYITPDDSTTDDDYIFACGKCHGVNIGNHINSSISLDAGLGMSLGTCTATYCHSNGAGTSVDSPPWGGSWSDIGVTDKCAGCHKNSPDTNAHREHEVGFHYDAVYSGFEGFLPVTDSDPIPAGLTGTRDQLRGHGGNEAGNGSPATSTVITCNICHNDTVIAPYNALGETCAACHTPVASPTDDDRWEGNVALEIAKKTKHVNGDRDVKFIDQTIKSKAQLRDDITDVEELNVSWNRPNGYKSADGLSYDESPDTLFNTGIYDNTTDPANPTCIVSCHLMTQTLVDTRLDKEPVGWAEGGRMCIDCHTRLPK; this is encoded by the coding sequence ATGAGGGTGAGACTTCTGGTTGGAACACTGGCGACAGCAACGCTACTTTGGGCAGCGGGAATCGGCTGGGCGGCTACGCCCATGCACGCCTTCGATTGCAAGAACTGCCACCGGCCTGACGTCAGCTTCACCTCCCTCGGCAACACGGCGGCGACCAACATCTGCCTTCGCTGCCACAAGGATTCCCCGGAGGTAGTGACAACCTGGGCCGATGGGCGCGGCGCGAAGACCGCCAACGGCCTGTTCTCCCCCCATGACGCCAGCAACGCCATGGGGACAGTCTCGCCCCTGCTCGGCGGCTCCCCGAGCTTCCAGACCTCGCACAACTGGGCGGCTCCCAAGGACGTCGTGCCTGCCGCCGGGGCGGTCAAGCCGAGCAACCTTTTCTACTATTCGCGCTACGGCACCTCCAACGGCAAGGTGACCTGCACCCGTTGCCACAACCCTCATGAGGACATGGTCACCAACTCCAAACTGCTCCGCCCCACCCAGGAAGGGGACTTCTGCCTCGACTGCCACAAGCCGTGGAACGTCGGCGCCGGCGTCGACGCGGTGCTTTCCCATCCCCTGGTGGTCGATTACAAGAGCATCGCCCAGGGCAACCCCAAATTCAATTACCCCATACTGGTCAGCGGCGACATGACGCTGACCAGCGGCGACCTGAGCAACGGCGGCATCACCTGCACCACCTGTCACGGCGTGCACTGGACCGATTCCGATTCCGCCTCGGCGGACGGCATCGGCAACCAGGGCAGCCTCAGCGACGGCGACGGCAAGCTGCTGCGCAGCGACGGACCGAACCGCACCGGCGCCACGCCGACCCAGACAGCCCAGCTGCGCTCCAACCTCTGCCAGGCCTGCCACACCTATAAACTTCACGGCGTCCAAGGCGATCCCATCGGCTGTCTCGACTGCCACAGCGGCCATTCCTACAATGGCGGCGGCACCAAGACCAACGCTTTTGTCCTGCGCTACGAGACCGACATGTCCCACATGCCGGCCAGCAAGGGGATCAGCGGCCCCACCGTGGTCACCGGCCTGAGCTACCAGTTGGCAGGCACCCCCTGGCTCACCTCCACCAAAACCGGGTACTGCCAGCGCTGCCACGACCCCGCTCTGCCCCACAACGGCTACGGCGACCTTGCCACCCCCAGCGGCGGCCAGGCCGAGTGCGCCTCGTGCCACACCCACGACAACACCTCCGGCTCCTTCACCGCCTCCTGCAACGACTGCCACGGCACCCCGCCCTCGAGCGCCTCGCCGGCCCCGGCCGCCGGCGGCTACGCGGTCAGCGGCGCCAACGATTATTCCACCGCCCAGTTCGGCGGCCAGAACATCTACAAAAACGAGGCGAACACCCCCCACCTGAGCCACGCCGGGGGCGCCGACTACAATTTCGCCTGCGACGTCTGCCACAAGAACAAGTCGCACAACAGCGGCACCTTCCAGGACGTGTTCATCGCCCCCGCCCATGACCTGGCCACCGGTGCCGGCAGCCTCTCCCCCGGCTACGACAAGACCGTCACCGCCGGCAACGACGGCAGCTGCTCCAACGTCTACTGCCACAGCAACGGCGACCCGCGCAGCCGCGGCACCTTGAAGCCGGCCAGCGTCCCGGCCTGGGAAAACGGCAAGGACCTCATCCGCGGGCTTAGCGCCGACAACCGCTGCAAATCCTGCCACGGCAACGACGCCACCAGCATGAACAGCAGCAACAAGGACAACTCGGCCACCCACCAGAAGCACCTGGGCAAGGGCTATTCCTGCAACGTCTGCCACAGCAGCACCGCCAGTTCAAGCACGGTCCTGGCCGGTGGGGCCATCGGCGGCACCCACATCAACAACAGCGCCGATGTGAGCTTCGCGGCCACCTTCGGGGCCGCCATCCCCCTCACCGTGGGAGGCACCCCTTACGACGCGGCCACCGGCACCTGCATGGTCTACTGCCACTCCAACGGCAAGGGGGCCTACGCCTCCCCGAAAGCCGACTGGGACGTGGACACCTCCGGGGCCTGCGGCACCTGCCACGGGCATGACGCCGCCAGCGCCAGCCCGATGGGCTCGGGCAGCCACGGCGCCCACATCAACGACTCCGCCAGCCAGGTCGGCCGCAACATCGCCTGCGGCGAATGCCACAGCACCACCGCCTCGGGCAACGCCATCGGCACCCCGGCCAACCATGTCAACGGCCAGGTGGCGATCGGCATCGCCTTCAACGGCGGAAAAACCGACTGCAGCAACATCTACTGCCACAGCAACGGCAACAGCGGCAACCTGGTCTACAAGACCGGCTACACCTGGGGCGCCACCAACCTCTCCGGCTGCGACGACTGCCACGGCGACGGCGCCGGCAAGGCCTACCCCACCTATGCCAACGGCGGCATCGGCAACGTGGACTCCAACAGCCACAGCGCCCACGTGGTCGGTGGCGGCTACGCCTGCGGCGAATGTCACAGCCAGACCTCGACCGCCGGCACCAGCATCAACGGCAGCACCCCGGCCAAGCACCTTGACCAGGCCATCGACGTGGCCGGCGCCAAGATCACCAGCTGGACCGCCGGCACCCATTCCTGCAGCAACGTCTCCTGCCACGGCGGCAACAGCCCGGTCTGGGGCGACAGCCTCGGCTGCGCCGACTGCCACACCCGCTCCGCCGGCGACCAGGATGATTTCACCTACGACAACGGTACCATGGCCATGGTCGACACCGAAGAGTGGACCTACTCGGGCCACGGCCGCGCCAGCGCCTATCCCGTTACCGGGAACAACGGTGCGGGTTTCATCGCCGCGGCCAGCGGCGCCGACGCCGACCCCTGCCTCTACTGCCACGACGGCAGCATCAGCCACGGCTCGGCCAACTACTTCCGGGTACGCGACAACGGCAAGGCCGATCTCAACGGCGCCTGCCTCGGCTGTCATGAAACCGGCTCCGCCGGGGTTGACCCCGACGCCGCCGGCAGCGACTACGCCAGCGTGAACTCGACGCTGAAGATCGACAAGTACCACGGCGGCGCCCGCCACAACGGCAGCGACCGCGACGCCGGCCGCTGGTGCTGGGACTGCCACGATCCCCACGGCGACACCGAGGGCCCGGGCGTGCGCATCCAGATGGTGCAGCGGCGCCTGGCCGTCAACCCCGATGCTAACGGGAAACCGGCCAGCCTGACCGGAACCGACATCATTTTCACCGACAACACCGTCGGCGCCGGCCCCGGCGGCTTCGCCCGCGACAACATCACCGGCAGCGACGGCATCTGCAACGCCTGCCACACCCAGACCAACCAGTACAAGAGCGATCTCGGCGCCAATGGCCACCCGACCGCCCAGTGCACCCAGTGCCATGGCCACAGCGGCGACCCGACCTACGACATGTTCGCCTTCAAGGCCACCTGCTACAACTGCCACGGCGGGGACGTGCTCGGCGTAGACGAGCAGAGCTACTGGCCCGGGGCCAACGTCGGCGGCGCGGATGGCGCCGGAAGCATCAACGACGCCGGCCGCCACGGCAAGCACCTCGTCGTCATGGCCCTGCGGGTCTACGGCGAAACCGCCAGCGGCGCGGCGGACAACGATATTCTCAAGGACAACACCACCCTCAACCCGGCCCTGACCTCGGACCAGAAACAGCGGGCGCTTTGCGGCTACTGCCACGCCACCCCCGGGGCCGACGCCGACCACGCCAACAGCACCCCGGCAGACGACGCCGAGGTCACCCAGTTCAAGAAACTCTGGGACGGCACCGCCGACGCCGGCGCCCCGACCTTCACCCGCGCCAACGGCACCTGCTCCAACATCGACTGCCACAACAACAAGACCACCGCCGCTGGCACTTACGGGTGGTACAACACGGGGCCGAGCGCCTGCATCATGTGCCATGTCGATGTCACTACCGATCCGTCCCATACCCTGCATACCGGAGGCTCCTGGAACTTCTCCTGCGACAACTGCCATAGCGGAGGGCTGAATTGGGGGACCAATCTTCCCCCGTCCGCCGGCCATATCAACGGCACCCTCCTGGTGTCCGGAAACCGCAGCTTTACCTATGACGCCTCGGGCCCGAAAACCTGCAGCACCAACGAATGCCATAACGACGGCAATATGAATGCTCCCGATGTGGCCTACGACTGGGCGGTCGGCAAAACAGCCGGATTCTGCATGGCCTGCCATGGGTTCCCAGTCGACTCCAATCTGCATTTGCAGCATTTCCTGGCCAACGAAGGGACAATGACGGCTCAATTCGTCGGTTCCCAGATTTTCTGTGCCGACTGCCATGCCCACATGGCAGCCAACGGTGCAGGCCATCTCGATGGCGACGTCGACTTTAAAGTGGCCATCAGCTACAGCGGCGACATGGCGATCCAGGATCGCAGCAACCCCGGGATCGAAGGGAACGAGTATGGCAAGTGCACCACCACAACCTGCCATTCCAACGGCCAGGGCAGCGCGGTACAAACCCCGATGTGGAACCGCAGCCCGCAGACCTCGGATGACTGCAGCATCTGCCATACTGGGGTGCCCAACACCGGCTCCCACGGCAAACATGTCAAGGACACCTTCAGTCCGGCCAGCTACATCACACCGGATGACAGCACCACGGATGATGACTACATTTTTGCCTGCGGCAAATGCCACGGCGTCAATATCGGCAACCACATCAACAGCAGCATCAGCCTCGACGCCGGCCTCGGCATGTCCCTTGGTACCTGCACTGCCACCTACTGTCACTCAAACGGAGCTGGGACGTCCGTCGACAGTCCGCCCTGGGGAGGCTCCTGGAGTGATATTGGCGTGACGGACAAGTGCGCCGGCTGCCACAAAAACTCGCCCGACACCAACGCTCACCGCGAGCATGAAGTGGGCTTCCATTACGACGCGGTCTACTCCGGCTTCGAAGGCTTCCTGCCGGTAACCGACAGCGATCCGATCCCTGCCGGCCTCACCGGGACTCGAGATCAACTTCGCGGCCATGGCGGCAACGAGGCCGGCAACGGCAGCCCGGCAACCTCTACGGTCATCACCTGCAACATCTGCCACAACGATACGGTCATCGCGCCCTATAACGCCCTCGGTGAAACCTGTGCCGCATGCCACACGCCGGTAGCCTCCCCCACGGATGACGACCGGTGGGAAGGCAACGTGGCCCTGGAAATCGCGAAGAAGACCAAGCACGTCAACGGCGATCGCGATGTCAAATTCATTGACCAGACGATCAAGTCCAAGGCGCAGCTGCGCGATGACATCACCGACGTCGAGGAACTCAATGTCAGCTGGAATCGCCCCAACGGCTACAAGAGCGCGGACGGTCTGTCCTATGACGAGTCACCCGACACCCTCTTCAATACGGGCATCTACGACAACACCACGGACCCGGCCAACCCGACCTGCATCGTCTCCTGTCACCTGATGACCCAGACCCTGGTCGACACCCGCCTCGACAAGGAGCCGGTCGGCTGGGCAGAGGGAGGCCGCATGTGCATCGACTGCCACACCCGGTTGCCGAAGTAA